A part of Aegilops tauschii subsp. strangulata cultivar AL8/78 chromosome 2, Aet v6.0, whole genome shotgun sequence genomic DNA contains:
- the LOC109782333 gene encoding uncharacterized protein: protein MEEQGERGLQLLLPAAAARALREAPVSAATDHQQLDLDLSMSIGPRQQQQLQLQLPRPAPPTPPANESKRAAATVAASAATARQLQQQVTVDVRSVKQQTAEQARMASAERAYAERVRDLAKRELELAEREFARARMIWERAREEVERVERMKQIAARRLGSAASAAALEITCHACMQRFHP from the coding sequence ATGGAggagcaaggggagagggggctcCAGCTGCTGCTCCCCGCAGCCGCTGCTCGAGCGCTCCGGGAAGCgccggtcagcgccgccaccgacCACCAGCAGCTGGACCTGGACCTGTCCATGAGCATTGGGCcgaggcagcagcagcagctgcagctgCAGCTGCCACGGCCGGCGCCCCCTACTCCACCGGCGAACGAGAGCAAGAGAGCGGCGGCGACTGTGGCCGCCAGCGCTGCCACGGCGAGGCAGCTGCAGCAGCAGGTGACGGTGGACGTCCGCTCCGTGAAGCAGCAGACGGCGGAGCAAGCGCGGATGGCGTCGGCGGAGCGCGCCTACGCGGAGCGCGTCCGGGATCTGGCAAAGCGGGAGCTGGAGCTCGCCGAGAGGGAGTTCGCGCGCGCCAGGATGATCTGGGAGCGCGCCCGCGAGGAGGTGGAGCGGGTGGAGCGGATGAAGCAGATCGCCGCCAGGCGGCTCGGCTCCgccgcgtccgccgccgcgctcgaGATCACCTGCCACGCCTGCATGCAGCGCTTCCATCCTTAA